A section of the Oncorhynchus gorbuscha isolate QuinsamMale2020 ecotype Even-year linkage group LG04, OgorEven_v1.0, whole genome shotgun sequence genome encodes:
- the golm2 gene encoding protein GOLM2 isoform X1, whose translation MVGFGANRRGGRLPSFILIALMVIIAILSFNYWTVSNKQGRLLDELAEVQTQVKRTDAARSRLEKRNSELMVQVDTHRKQIDQKDGDNSILDGKLQAREALVKKCTDEKMKVQGDVTAQMSEIVRLKEQLKELKQEFMRQEIQLREVKKNSTNLERKLEYESLQCGRQITQLMDEYEEAKKTLEEEVVKLRKSVLDSRKVGAAEGGTEVETAGEHPTVATHRDTDLKEGLGKPGSDAGMPGIEDSEVGKIDDVQFALKKPAITQNHIEIPDNGLREVGAGMGAGEGAGRDLSLDRPVLQIQDKVIGLGLEGRVGVLQQQPPQAVADRPILFDEDNKAAIQADEFGEQHRPLRAPANVMKVDGVQRKGAGLPLPPNPAQVPNPIEPRHARDPKPAEPLRHRQSRFFDENESPVDPQHGSKLADYNGDDGNVGEYEADKQAELAYNEEEDGDGGEEDVQDDEDRDMQGDRAVDYGKRRQAIDIL comes from the exons ATGGTTGGCTTTGGCGCAAACCGACGAGGAGGCCGTCTCCCGTCCTTCATCCTGATCGCATTGATGGTGATCATTGCCATACTGTCTTTCAACTACTGGACTGTGTCCAACAAGCAAGGGCGCCTGTTGGACGAGTTGGCAGAGGTGCAGACACAGGTGAAGCGGACCGACGCGGCGCGCAGTCGACTTGAGAAGCGCAACTCGGAGCTGATGGTGCAGGTAGACACGCACAGGAAACAGATCGATCAGAAGGATGGAGATAACAGCATACTGGATGGCAAGCTGCAGGCGCGTGAAGCACTCGTCAAAAAGTGCACAGATGAAAAG ATGAAGGTGCAGGGTGATGTCACAGCACAGATGTCGGAGATTGTGAGGCTGAAAG agcAGCTGAAGGAGCTGAAACAGGAGTTTATGAGGCAGGAGATCCAGCTGAGGGAGGTGAAGAAGAACAGCACCAACCTGGAGAGGAAGTTGGAGTATGAGAG TTTGCAGTGTGGGCGCCAAATCACTCAACTAATGGATGAGTATGAAGAAGCTAAAAAGaccctggaggaggaggtggtgaagcTGAGAAAG aGTGTGCTGGATAGCAGGAAGGTTGGAGCTGCAGAAGGAGGGACTGAGGTGGAGACCGCAGGAGAGCACCCAACTGTGGCCACACACCGAGACACTGACCTCAAAG AAGGTTTGGGCAAGCCTGGCAGTGATGCTGGCATGCCTGGTATTGAGGACAGTGAAGTGGGAAAAATAGATGATGTGCAATTTG CCCTGAAGAAGCCAGCCATCACCCAGAACCACATAGAGATACCTGATAATGGGCTAAGAGAGGTGGGGGCTGGTATGGGGGCAGGTGAGGGGGCTGGTCGAGACCTCTCTCTGGACCGGCCTGTGCTCCAGATCCAGGACAAGGTCatagggctggggctggaggGACGAGTGGGAGTCCTCCAACAGCAGCCCCCCCAGGCGGTGGCAGACAGACCCATCCTCTTTGATGAGGACAACAAGGCAGCCATCCAGGCAGATGAGTTCGGAGAGCAGCACAGACCGCTTAGAG CTCCTGCCAATGTGATGAAAGTGGATggtgtacagaggaaaggggcaGGACTGCCTCTGCCTCCTAACCCCGCCCAGGTGCCCAACCCTATAGAACCTCGGCATGCCAGAGACCCCAAGCCTGCTGAGCCCCTGCGTCACAGACAGA GCCGTTTCTTTGATGAGAACGAGTCCCCTGTAGATCCGCAGCACGGCTCTAAGCTGGCGGACTACAATGGGGACGATGGGAACGTGGGTGAGTACGAGGCGGACAAGCAGGCCGAGCTGGCCTACAATGAGGAAGaggatggtgatggtggggaggaaGACGTCCAAG ATGATGAAGATCGAGACATGCAGGGAGACCGGGCAGTGGACTATGGGAAGAGACGTCAAGCCATCGACATTCTGTAA
- the golm2 gene encoding protein GOLM2 isoform X2: MVGFGANRRGGRLPSFILIALMVIIAILSFNYWTVSNKQGRLLDELAEVQTQVKRTDAARSRLEKRNSELMVQVDTHRKQIDQKDGDNSILDGKLQAREALVKKCTDEKMKVQGDVTAQMSEIVRLKEQLKELKQEFMRQEIQLREVKKNSTNLERKLEYESLQCGRQITQLMDEYEEAKKTLEEEVVKLRKSVLDSRKVGAAEGGTEVETAGEHPTVATHRDTDLKGLGKPGSDAGMPGIEDSEVGKIDDVQFALKKPAITQNHIEIPDNGLREVGAGMGAGEGAGRDLSLDRPVLQIQDKVIGLGLEGRVGVLQQQPPQAVADRPILFDEDNKAAIQADEFGEQHRPLRAPANVMKVDGVQRKGAGLPLPPNPAQVPNPIEPRHARDPKPAEPLRHRQSRFFDENESPVDPQHGSKLADYNGDDGNVGEYEADKQAELAYNEEEDGDGGEEDVQDDEDRDMQGDRAVDYGKRRQAIDIL; the protein is encoded by the exons ATGGTTGGCTTTGGCGCAAACCGACGAGGAGGCCGTCTCCCGTCCTTCATCCTGATCGCATTGATGGTGATCATTGCCATACTGTCTTTCAACTACTGGACTGTGTCCAACAAGCAAGGGCGCCTGTTGGACGAGTTGGCAGAGGTGCAGACACAGGTGAAGCGGACCGACGCGGCGCGCAGTCGACTTGAGAAGCGCAACTCGGAGCTGATGGTGCAGGTAGACACGCACAGGAAACAGATCGATCAGAAGGATGGAGATAACAGCATACTGGATGGCAAGCTGCAGGCGCGTGAAGCACTCGTCAAAAAGTGCACAGATGAAAAG ATGAAGGTGCAGGGTGATGTCACAGCACAGATGTCGGAGATTGTGAGGCTGAAAG agcAGCTGAAGGAGCTGAAACAGGAGTTTATGAGGCAGGAGATCCAGCTGAGGGAGGTGAAGAAGAACAGCACCAACCTGGAGAGGAAGTTGGAGTATGAGAG TTTGCAGTGTGGGCGCCAAATCACTCAACTAATGGATGAGTATGAAGAAGCTAAAAAGaccctggaggaggaggtggtgaagcTGAGAAAG aGTGTGCTGGATAGCAGGAAGGTTGGAGCTGCAGAAGGAGGGACTGAGGTGGAGACCGCAGGAGAGCACCCAACTGTGGCCACACACCGAGACACTGACCTCAAAG GTTTGGGCAAGCCTGGCAGTGATGCTGGCATGCCTGGTATTGAGGACAGTGAAGTGGGAAAAATAGATGATGTGCAATTTG CCCTGAAGAAGCCAGCCATCACCCAGAACCACATAGAGATACCTGATAATGGGCTAAGAGAGGTGGGGGCTGGTATGGGGGCAGGTGAGGGGGCTGGTCGAGACCTCTCTCTGGACCGGCCTGTGCTCCAGATCCAGGACAAGGTCatagggctggggctggaggGACGAGTGGGAGTCCTCCAACAGCAGCCCCCCCAGGCGGTGGCAGACAGACCCATCCTCTTTGATGAGGACAACAAGGCAGCCATCCAGGCAGATGAGTTCGGAGAGCAGCACAGACCGCTTAGAG CTCCTGCCAATGTGATGAAAGTGGATggtgtacagaggaaaggggcaGGACTGCCTCTGCCTCCTAACCCCGCCCAGGTGCCCAACCCTATAGAACCTCGGCATGCCAGAGACCCCAAGCCTGCTGAGCCCCTGCGTCACAGACAGA GCCGTTTCTTTGATGAGAACGAGTCCCCTGTAGATCCGCAGCACGGCTCTAAGCTGGCGGACTACAATGGGGACGATGGGAACGTGGGTGAGTACGAGGCGGACAAGCAGGCCGAGCTGGCCTACAATGAGGAAGaggatggtgatggtggggaggaaGACGTCCAAG ATGATGAAGATCGAGACATGCAGGGAGACCGGGCAGTGGACTATGGGAAGAGACGTCAAGCCATCGACATTCTGTAA
- the golm2 gene encoding protein GOLM2 isoform X5 — MVGFGANRRGGRLPSFILIALMVIIAILSFNYWTVSNKQGRLLDELAEVQTQVKRTDAARSRLEKRNSELMVQVDTHRKQIDQKDGDNSILDGKLQAREALVKKCTDEKMKVQGDVTAQMSEIVRLKEQLKELKQEFMRQEIQLREVKKNSTNLERKLEYESLQCGRQITQLMDEYEEAKKTLEEEVVKLRKSVLDSRKVGAAEGGTEVETAGEHPTVATHRDTDLKGLGKPGSDAGMPGIEDSEVGKIDDVQFALKKPAITQNHIEIPDNGLREVGAGMGAGEGAGRDLSLDRPVLQIQDKVIGLGLEGRVGVLQQQPPQAVADRPILFDEDNKAAIQADEFGEQHRPLRAPANVMKVDGVQRKGAGLPLPPNPAQVPNPIEPRHARDPKPAEPLRHRQNDEDRDMQGDRAVDYGKRRQAIDIL, encoded by the exons ATGGTTGGCTTTGGCGCAAACCGACGAGGAGGCCGTCTCCCGTCCTTCATCCTGATCGCATTGATGGTGATCATTGCCATACTGTCTTTCAACTACTGGACTGTGTCCAACAAGCAAGGGCGCCTGTTGGACGAGTTGGCAGAGGTGCAGACACAGGTGAAGCGGACCGACGCGGCGCGCAGTCGACTTGAGAAGCGCAACTCGGAGCTGATGGTGCAGGTAGACACGCACAGGAAACAGATCGATCAGAAGGATGGAGATAACAGCATACTGGATGGCAAGCTGCAGGCGCGTGAAGCACTCGTCAAAAAGTGCACAGATGAAAAG ATGAAGGTGCAGGGTGATGTCACAGCACAGATGTCGGAGATTGTGAGGCTGAAAG agcAGCTGAAGGAGCTGAAACAGGAGTTTATGAGGCAGGAGATCCAGCTGAGGGAGGTGAAGAAGAACAGCACCAACCTGGAGAGGAAGTTGGAGTATGAGAG TTTGCAGTGTGGGCGCCAAATCACTCAACTAATGGATGAGTATGAAGAAGCTAAAAAGaccctggaggaggaggtggtgaagcTGAGAAAG aGTGTGCTGGATAGCAGGAAGGTTGGAGCTGCAGAAGGAGGGACTGAGGTGGAGACCGCAGGAGAGCACCCAACTGTGGCCACACACCGAGACACTGACCTCAAAG GTTTGGGCAAGCCTGGCAGTGATGCTGGCATGCCTGGTATTGAGGACAGTGAAGTGGGAAAAATAGATGATGTGCAATTTG CCCTGAAGAAGCCAGCCATCACCCAGAACCACATAGAGATACCTGATAATGGGCTAAGAGAGGTGGGGGCTGGTATGGGGGCAGGTGAGGGGGCTGGTCGAGACCTCTCTCTGGACCGGCCTGTGCTCCAGATCCAGGACAAGGTCatagggctggggctggaggGACGAGTGGGAGTCCTCCAACAGCAGCCCCCCCAGGCGGTGGCAGACAGACCCATCCTCTTTGATGAGGACAACAAGGCAGCCATCCAGGCAGATGAGTTCGGAGAGCAGCACAGACCGCTTAGAG CTCCTGCCAATGTGATGAAAGTGGATggtgtacagaggaaaggggcaGGACTGCCTCTGCCTCCTAACCCCGCCCAGGTGCCCAACCCTATAGAACCTCGGCATGCCAGAGACCCCAAGCCTGCTGAGCCCCTGCGTCACAGACAGA ATGATGAAGATCGAGACATGCAGGGAGACCGGGCAGTGGACTATGGGAAGAGACGTCAAGCCATCGACATTCTGTAA
- the golm2 gene encoding protein GOLM2 isoform X4 — MVGFGANRRGGRLPSFILIALMVIIAILSFNYWTVSNKQGRLLDELAEVQTQVKRTDAARSRLEKRNSELMVQVDTHRKQIDQKDGDNSILDGKLQAREALVKKCTDEKMKVQGDVTAQMSEIVRLKEQLKELKQEFMRQEIQLREVKKNSTNLERKLEYESLQCGRQITQLMDEYEEAKKTLEEEVVKLRKSVLDSRKVGAAEGGTEVETAGEHPTVATHRDTDLKEGLGKPGSDAGMPGIEDSEVGKIDDVQFALKKPAITQNHIEIPDNGLREVGAGMGAGEGAGRDLSLDRPVLQIQDKVIGLGLEGRVGVLQQQPPQAVADRPILFDEDNKAAIQADEFGEQHRPLRAPANVMKVDGVQRKGAGLPLPPNPAQVPNPIEPRHARDPKPAEPLRHRQNDEDRDMQGDRAVDYGKRRQAIDIL, encoded by the exons ATGGTTGGCTTTGGCGCAAACCGACGAGGAGGCCGTCTCCCGTCCTTCATCCTGATCGCATTGATGGTGATCATTGCCATACTGTCTTTCAACTACTGGACTGTGTCCAACAAGCAAGGGCGCCTGTTGGACGAGTTGGCAGAGGTGCAGACACAGGTGAAGCGGACCGACGCGGCGCGCAGTCGACTTGAGAAGCGCAACTCGGAGCTGATGGTGCAGGTAGACACGCACAGGAAACAGATCGATCAGAAGGATGGAGATAACAGCATACTGGATGGCAAGCTGCAGGCGCGTGAAGCACTCGTCAAAAAGTGCACAGATGAAAAG ATGAAGGTGCAGGGTGATGTCACAGCACAGATGTCGGAGATTGTGAGGCTGAAAG agcAGCTGAAGGAGCTGAAACAGGAGTTTATGAGGCAGGAGATCCAGCTGAGGGAGGTGAAGAAGAACAGCACCAACCTGGAGAGGAAGTTGGAGTATGAGAG TTTGCAGTGTGGGCGCCAAATCACTCAACTAATGGATGAGTATGAAGAAGCTAAAAAGaccctggaggaggaggtggtgaagcTGAGAAAG aGTGTGCTGGATAGCAGGAAGGTTGGAGCTGCAGAAGGAGGGACTGAGGTGGAGACCGCAGGAGAGCACCCAACTGTGGCCACACACCGAGACACTGACCTCAAAG AAGGTTTGGGCAAGCCTGGCAGTGATGCTGGCATGCCTGGTATTGAGGACAGTGAAGTGGGAAAAATAGATGATGTGCAATTTG CCCTGAAGAAGCCAGCCATCACCCAGAACCACATAGAGATACCTGATAATGGGCTAAGAGAGGTGGGGGCTGGTATGGGGGCAGGTGAGGGGGCTGGTCGAGACCTCTCTCTGGACCGGCCTGTGCTCCAGATCCAGGACAAGGTCatagggctggggctggaggGACGAGTGGGAGTCCTCCAACAGCAGCCCCCCCAGGCGGTGGCAGACAGACCCATCCTCTTTGATGAGGACAACAAGGCAGCCATCCAGGCAGATGAGTTCGGAGAGCAGCACAGACCGCTTAGAG CTCCTGCCAATGTGATGAAAGTGGATggtgtacagaggaaaggggcaGGACTGCCTCTGCCTCCTAACCCCGCCCAGGTGCCCAACCCTATAGAACCTCGGCATGCCAGAGACCCCAAGCCTGCTGAGCCCCTGCGTCACAGACAGA ATGATGAAGATCGAGACATGCAGGGAGACCGGGCAGTGGACTATGGGAAGAGACGTCAAGCCATCGACATTCTGTAA
- the golm2 gene encoding protein GOLM2 isoform X3 encodes MVGFGANRRGGRLPSFILIALMVIIAILSFNYWTVSNKQGRLLDELAEVQTQVKRTDAARSRLEKRNSELMVQVDTHRKQIDQKDGDNSILDGKLQAREALVKKCTDEKMKVQGDVTAQMSEIVRLKEQLKELKQEFMRQEIQLREVKKNSTNLERKLEYESLQCGRQITQLMDEYEEAKKTLEEEVVKLRKSVLDSRKVGAAEGGTEVETAGEHPTVATHRDTDLKEGLGKPGSDAGMPGIEDSEVGKIDDVQFALKKPAITQNHIEIPDNGLREVGAGMGAGEGAGRDLSLDRPVLQIQDKVIGLGLEGRVGVLQQQPPQAVADRPILFDEDNKAAIQADEFGEQHRPLRAPANVMKVDGVQRKGAGLPLPPNPAQVPNPIEPRHARDPKPAEPLRHRQSRFFDENESPVDPQHGSKLADYNGDDGNVDDEDRDMQGDRAVDYGKRRQAIDIL; translated from the exons ATGGTTGGCTTTGGCGCAAACCGACGAGGAGGCCGTCTCCCGTCCTTCATCCTGATCGCATTGATGGTGATCATTGCCATACTGTCTTTCAACTACTGGACTGTGTCCAACAAGCAAGGGCGCCTGTTGGACGAGTTGGCAGAGGTGCAGACACAGGTGAAGCGGACCGACGCGGCGCGCAGTCGACTTGAGAAGCGCAACTCGGAGCTGATGGTGCAGGTAGACACGCACAGGAAACAGATCGATCAGAAGGATGGAGATAACAGCATACTGGATGGCAAGCTGCAGGCGCGTGAAGCACTCGTCAAAAAGTGCACAGATGAAAAG ATGAAGGTGCAGGGTGATGTCACAGCACAGATGTCGGAGATTGTGAGGCTGAAAG agcAGCTGAAGGAGCTGAAACAGGAGTTTATGAGGCAGGAGATCCAGCTGAGGGAGGTGAAGAAGAACAGCACCAACCTGGAGAGGAAGTTGGAGTATGAGAG TTTGCAGTGTGGGCGCCAAATCACTCAACTAATGGATGAGTATGAAGAAGCTAAAAAGaccctggaggaggaggtggtgaagcTGAGAAAG aGTGTGCTGGATAGCAGGAAGGTTGGAGCTGCAGAAGGAGGGACTGAGGTGGAGACCGCAGGAGAGCACCCAACTGTGGCCACACACCGAGACACTGACCTCAAAG AAGGTTTGGGCAAGCCTGGCAGTGATGCTGGCATGCCTGGTATTGAGGACAGTGAAGTGGGAAAAATAGATGATGTGCAATTTG CCCTGAAGAAGCCAGCCATCACCCAGAACCACATAGAGATACCTGATAATGGGCTAAGAGAGGTGGGGGCTGGTATGGGGGCAGGTGAGGGGGCTGGTCGAGACCTCTCTCTGGACCGGCCTGTGCTCCAGATCCAGGACAAGGTCatagggctggggctggaggGACGAGTGGGAGTCCTCCAACAGCAGCCCCCCCAGGCGGTGGCAGACAGACCCATCCTCTTTGATGAGGACAACAAGGCAGCCATCCAGGCAGATGAGTTCGGAGAGCAGCACAGACCGCTTAGAG CTCCTGCCAATGTGATGAAAGTGGATggtgtacagaggaaaggggcaGGACTGCCTCTGCCTCCTAACCCCGCCCAGGTGCCCAACCCTATAGAACCTCGGCATGCCAGAGACCCCAAGCCTGCTGAGCCCCTGCGTCACAGACAGA GCCGTTTCTTTGATGAGAACGAGTCCCCTGTAGATCCGCAGCACGGCTCTAAGCTGGCGGACTACAATGGGGACGATGGGAACGTGG ATGATGAAGATCGAGACATGCAGGGAGACCGGGCAGTGGACTATGGGAAGAGACGTCAAGCCATCGACATTCTGTAA